In the genome of Monodelphis domestica isolate mMonDom1 chromosome 2, mMonDom1.pri, whole genome shotgun sequence, one region contains:
- the NUP43 gene encoding nucleoporin Nup43: MEEIFAKFVSQKISKTRWRPVPFGSLQPPETFATGSWDNEENSVSLWCIGDFGNLSTDGGLEGDHQLLCDIKHHGDVMDLQFLDQERIVAASSTGCVTVFLHHPNNQTLSVSQEWIGAHYHIGPCSPSYRSAPCTGIVCNSPEIVTVGEDGRINLFRVGYKEAVRTIDNADSSTLHAVAFLRTPEILTVNSIGQLKIWDFRQQGNEPSQILSLTGDRVPLHCVDRHPNQQHVVATGGQDGMLSIWDVRQGSMPVSLLKAHEAEMWEVHFHPSNPDHLFTCSEDGSLWHWDASTDVPEKSSLFHQGGRNSTLLAHPSSNQLNVNHSLISSWLSTDPAKDRIEITSLLPNRTLSVNSLDVLGSCLLCGTDAEAIYVTRQLFS; this comes from the exons ATGGAAGAGATCTTTGCCAAATTTGTGTCCCAGAAGATCAGCAAAACTCGCTGGCGACCCGTGCCCTTCGGGAGTTTGCAGCCCCCCGAGACCTTCGCCACCGGCTCATGGGACAATGAG GAAAACAGTGTTTCGCTCTGGTGTATTGGAGATTTTGGTAATTTAAGCACTGATGGAGGACTTGAAGGAGACCATCAGTTATTGTGTGACATCAAACATCATGGTGATGTAATGGACTTGCAG TTTTTGGACCAGGAAAGAATTGTAGCTGCTTCATCAACAGGATGTGTAACAGTTTTCCTTCACCATCCAAATAATCAG ACTCTTTCAGTCAGCCAGGAATGGATAGGAGCCCACTACCACATTGGCCCATGCAGTCCTTCCTACAGGAGCGCACCATGTACTGGTATTGTATGCAACAGTCCAGAGATTGTTACTGTTGGAGAAGACGGCAGAATCAATCTCTTCAGAGTTGGTTACAAGGAAGCTGTACGGACTATAG ATAATGCAGACAGCAGTACACTCCATGCAGTGGCCTTCCTTCGAACTCCTGAGATTCTCACAGTAAATTCAATTGGACAGTTAAAGATATGGGATTTCAGACAGCAAGGAAATGAACCCTCTCAGATACTGTCACT AACTGGAGACAGAGTTCCACTCCACTGTGTTGATAGACATCCCAACCAGCAACATGTTGTAGCTACTGGAGGTCAGGATGGAATGTTGAGTATTTGGGATGTTAGGCAAGGTAGCATGCCAGTTTCTCTGCTGAAAGCTCATGAAGCTGAAA TGTGGGAAGTTCACTTCCATCCATCCAACCCAGATCACCTGTTTACTTGCTCTGAAGATGGATCCCTTTGGCATTGGGATGCCTCCACAGATGTTCCTGAAAAATCATCACTTTTTCACCAAG GTGGAAGAAATAGCACATTATTAGCTCATCCTTCAAGTAACCAGCTTAATGTTAACCATTCCCTTATAAGTTCCTGGCTCAGCACTGATCCTGCAAAAGATCGTATTGAGATCACTAGCTTATTGCCAAATAGGACACTATCTGTCAACAGTTTGGATGTTTTAGGATCTTGTCTTCTTTGTGGAACTGATGCAGAAGCTATTTATGTTACTAGACAACTTTTCTCATGA